One part of the Leucobacter triazinivorans genome encodes these proteins:
- a CDS encoding metal ABC transporter permease, whose protein sequence is MSYFALAALELVLLGLISGLAGTLIVLRRRSFFAVALSHATFPGGVVFAIAGWNLLLGQALFALVLVLMMTLLSRIPGQGRQVTSGVVLSFGFALGALLASLNPGLGVPVEALLVGSPLGVTVGDVTATAVVLVVVLAVLVLSWRRILFHTFDPVGYAAAGYRAWSVEFVVTAVVAAAVVVAMPAVGAILGVAVLIGPAATARVLVSRLEWIPPVAAVIGIAGGLVGLWISREFGVAAGGSVGLVITAMFLLALGVRACLQRTRRPSAQNFATVE, encoded by the coding sequence ATGAGCTACTTCGCGCTCGCCGCACTCGAGCTGGTCCTGCTCGGCCTCATCTCCGGCCTGGCCGGCACGCTGATCGTGCTGCGCCGCCGGTCGTTCTTCGCGGTCGCCCTCAGCCACGCCACGTTCCCGGGCGGCGTGGTGTTCGCGATCGCCGGGTGGAACCTGCTGCTCGGCCAGGCGCTCTTCGCCCTGGTGCTCGTGCTGATGATGACGCTGCTGAGCCGGATCCCGGGGCAGGGCCGCCAGGTGACGAGCGGCGTGGTGCTGTCGTTCGGCTTCGCGCTGGGCGCACTGCTCGCGAGCCTCAACCCGGGGCTCGGCGTGCCCGTCGAGGCGCTGCTCGTCGGCTCGCCGCTGGGCGTCACCGTCGGCGACGTCACGGCGACGGCCGTCGTGCTCGTCGTGGTGCTCGCGGTGCTCGTGCTCTCGTGGCGCCGGATCCTGTTCCACACCTTCGACCCGGTCGGCTACGCCGCGGCCGGGTATCGTGCCTGGTCCGTCGAGTTCGTGGTGACCGCGGTGGTCGCCGCCGCCGTGGTGGTGGCGATGCCGGCGGTCGGCGCGATCCTGGGCGTCGCGGTGCTGATCGGGCCGGCCGCGACCGCGCGGGTGCTCGTCTCCCGTCTCGAGTGGATTCCCCCCGTGGCGGCTGTCATCGGGATCGCCGGGGGCCTCGTCGGACTCTGGATCTCGCGCGAGTTCGGCGTCGCCGCCGGCGGGTCGGTGGGGCTCGTGATCACGGCGATGTTCCTCTTGGCGCTCGGCGTGCGCGCATGCCTGCAGCGAACCCGACGCCCCTCGGCCCAGAACTTCGCTACGGTGGAGTGA
- a CDS encoding sigma-70 family RNA polymerase sigma factor has translation MLDTMVIDGIEIADDGAGPDPADEALALAAHGDQRAFADLYDLLSARVFGLILRVLVDRSQSEEVLQEVFLEAWQTATAFDPDRGSARAWLLTIAHRRAVDRVRSSRAARRRDLAVGARELARTHAGVDDEVALMIDGGRAVRGLDELPEAQRRALVLAYFGGYTQSEISALEGAPLGTVKTRIRDGLTRLRTALEATR, from the coding sequence ATGCTGGACACGATGGTCATCGACGGAATCGAGATAGCGGACGACGGCGCGGGCCCGGATCCCGCCGACGAGGCGCTCGCACTCGCGGCGCACGGCGATCAGCGCGCCTTCGCCGACCTCTACGATCTGCTGTCCGCCCGGGTGTTCGGCCTGATCCTCCGGGTGCTGGTCGACCGCTCGCAGAGCGAGGAGGTGCTGCAGGAGGTCTTCCTCGAGGCGTGGCAGACCGCGACCGCGTTCGACCCGGATCGGGGCAGCGCGCGAGCGTGGCTCCTCACCATCGCGCACCGCCGCGCCGTCGACCGCGTCCGCTCCTCCCGGGCGGCGCGGCGCCGCGACCTCGCAGTCGGAGCGCGGGAGCTGGCCCGCACGCACGCCGGCGTCGACGACGAGGTGGCGCTGATGATCGACGGCGGTCGCGCGGTGCGCGGGCTGGACGAGCTCCCGGAGGCCCAGCGCAGGGCGCTCGTACTCGCCTACTTCGGCGGATACACCCAGAGCGAGATCTCCGCCCTCGAGGGGGCTCCGCTCGGCACGGTCAAGACGCGCATCCGCGATGGTTTGACCCGACTCAGGACCGCATTGGAGGCGACGCGATGA
- a CDS encoding amino acid ABC transporter permease → MTHATVLYDAPGPRARTRSRIISVVGVIAVAALLGWVVWRLAQPQVAVNGNVTPSMLSASRWDVLAYGEVWRYIGSGVWNTLRAAAVAMVGALLVGVLFAFGRLADTALIRIPTTVLLEFFRGMPVLLMMLFILLVASTGAFWAVVIALIIYNGAIVGEALRAGIVSLNKGQREAGLSIGLTPVRTRLMIEFPQAFVQMLPILIAQMVVLLKDTSLGYIVAYPELAKTVKDMANYYGNGYMFTFWLVAVVIYLAINLAVSWFGRRMARFAAARGGKADAGPGATDPGGAGPTAAAAGGAAAVAAAGGAAGGAAGGAAGGGSENS, encoded by the coding sequence ATGACTCACGCAACGGTTCTCTACGACGCCCCGGGGCCGAGGGCCCGCACGCGCTCGCGCATCATCTCGGTCGTGGGCGTGATCGCGGTGGCCGCGCTGCTCGGCTGGGTGGTCTGGCGGCTCGCGCAGCCCCAGGTCGCCGTCAACGGCAACGTCACCCCGAGCATGCTCAGCGCGTCCCGCTGGGACGTGCTCGCCTACGGGGAGGTCTGGCGGTACATCGGCTCCGGCGTCTGGAACACGCTGCGCGCCGCAGCGGTGGCCATGGTCGGCGCGCTGCTCGTCGGGGTGCTCTTCGCCTTCGGCCGGCTCGCCGACACCGCACTGATCCGCATCCCGACCACCGTGCTGCTGGAGTTCTTCCGCGGCATGCCCGTGCTGCTCATGATGCTCTTCATCCTGCTCGTGGCCTCGACCGGGGCCTTCTGGGCCGTGGTGATCGCGCTCATCATCTACAACGGGGCCATCGTGGGGGAGGCGCTGCGCGCCGGCATCGTCTCGCTCAACAAGGGGCAGCGCGAGGCGGGCCTCTCCATCGGCCTCACCCCGGTGCGCACGCGGCTCATGATCGAGTTCCCGCAGGCCTTCGTGCAGATGCTGCCGATCCTCATCGCCCAGATGGTGGTGCTGCTGAAGGACACCTCGCTCGGCTACATCGTCGCCTACCCCGAGCTGGCCAAGACGGTGAAGGACATGGCCAACTACTACGGCAACGGCTACATGTTCACCTTCTGGCTCGTCGCCGTGGTGATCTATCTGGCGATCAACCTCGCGGTGTCCTGGTTCGGGCGCCGCATGGCCCGCTTCGCCGCGGCGCGGGGCGGAAAGGCGGACGCCGGGCCGGGCGCGACCGACCCCGGCGGTGCCGGCCCGACAGCCGCGGCCGCGGGCGGCGCCGCCGCCGTCGCTGCTGCGGGCGGTGCTGCGGGCGGTGCTGCGGGCGGTGCTGCGGGCGGTGGATCCGAGAACAGTTGA
- a CDS encoding pyridoxal-phosphate dependent enzyme produces MTTRDEGAGAPDGSSTGAPAYLDPATGARYPLHEPRWRSDSGGPLLVTGGGGIGPADIDTAARGLWRYRAALALDIEHPISLGEGRTPLVEREWAGGKPRFKLEWFSPSGSFKDRGASVMLSALRRQGVRAVIEDSSGNGGAAIAAYGAAGGLDVTVFAPASTSPAKLAQSRAYGARIVPVPGPREASQATAIAAAERGEGFYASHNWQPLFLEGTKTLAYELWEDLGFRAPDAVVMPVGAGSTLLGCFFGFEELRRAGAIPRLPRLYAAQPLNCSPVDAALRGDRDRPVLPTIAEGTAIRSPLRLSGLVAAVRRSGGASVAVPEAGILEAHGALARRGLYTEPTSATAAAATGRLLEEGAIRPDETTVVILTGSGLKAAGPAAG; encoded by the coding sequence GTGACGACGCGCGATGAGGGGGCGGGTGCACCGGACGGATCCTCGACCGGCGCACCCGCCTATCTCGATCCCGCGACCGGCGCCCGCTATCCGCTGCACGAGCCGCGCTGGCGCTCCGACTCGGGAGGGCCGCTGCTCGTCACCGGGGGCGGCGGGATCGGCCCTGCCGACATCGACACGGCCGCGCGCGGCCTGTGGCGGTACCGCGCGGCCCTCGCGCTCGATATCGAGCATCCCATCTCCCTCGGCGAGGGGCGCACGCCGCTCGTGGAGCGCGAGTGGGCGGGCGGAAAGCCGCGATTCAAGCTCGAGTGGTTCTCGCCGAGCGGCAGCTTCAAGGACCGCGGTGCGAGCGTGATGCTGTCGGCGCTGCGCCGGCAGGGCGTGCGCGCCGTGATCGAGGACAGCTCCGGCAACGGAGGCGCGGCGATCGCGGCCTACGGCGCCGCGGGCGGGCTCGACGTCACCGTGTTCGCCCCCGCGTCGACCTCACCGGCCAAGCTCGCGCAGTCGCGCGCGTACGGGGCGCGGATCGTGCCCGTTCCCGGGCCCCGCGAGGCCTCCCAGGCCACTGCGATCGCCGCGGCCGAGCGCGGCGAGGGCTTCTACGCGAGCCACAACTGGCAGCCCCTCTTCCTCGAGGGCACGAAGACGCTCGCCTACGAGCTCTGGGAGGACCTCGGATTCCGCGCACCCGATGCGGTCGTGATGCCCGTGGGTGCCGGGAGCACCCTCCTCGGCTGCTTCTTCGGCTTCGAAGAGCTGCGGCGCGCGGGAGCGATCCCGCGCCTTCCGCGGTTGTACGCGGCGCAGCCCCTGAACTGCTCTCCGGTGGACGCCGCGCTGCGGGGCGACCGCGACCGGCCCGTGCTGCCGACCATCGCGGAGGGCACCGCGATCCGGAGCCCGCTGCGCCTCAGCGGGCTCGTGGCCGCGGTGCGCCGCAGCGGGGGCGCGTCGGTCGCCGTGCCCGAGGCCGGGATCCTGGAGGCGCACGGGGCGCTCGCCCGCCGGGGCCTCTACACGGAGCCGACCAGCGCAACGGCCGCAGCGGCCACCGGTCGACTGCTCGAGGAGGGGGCGATCCGGCCCGACGAGACGACGGTCGTGATCCTCACGGGTTCGGGGCTCAAGGCTGCCGGGCCCGCCGCCGGTTGA
- a CDS encoding cytochrome c biogenesis protein CcdA, with the protein MDIVLIGLLGGLITGISPCILPVLPVIFLTAGARPAAPGKTPEVIAAKRSRPYWIIAGLVLSFSVVTLIGSLLLGLLGIPPSAIRWAGVAVLLIIGAGMLFPGFEQLLERPFQRLPRRRAAEGGNGFGMGLALGTVFVPCAGPVLAAIIVAGATGRIGPETVLLTLSFAVGVALPLLVFALAGRGVAERIRGFRRRERTIRVVGGVALIALAAGLAFDVPQKLQRLLPDYTSGVQRDLAESDAGRSALSLGGLVTDENRDLDRCENGAAELASCGAAPAIRGIETWLNTPNGEALDLDALRSQVVLIDFWAYSCINCQRSIPHVVAWDEAYGDQGLTVIGVHSPEYAFEKERANVEAGIDDFGIEYPVAMDNSLSTWTAYRNRYWPAHYLIDAEGTVRHISFGEGNYAVTEKLMRELLEEARPDDALPAKTEVTDRTPELGSTTPETFLGSSKDRNFAGPEAYRAGDGDYAFPSRQDVDTFALDGRWTVETQFATPQDRAGGDIRLRYRAQEVRAVVAGSGTLEIGVGGATRTVEVGGPPRSYRVVEDGDPDTGTLDLRVPEGVQVYSFTFG; encoded by the coding sequence ATGGATATCGTGCTCATCGGTCTGCTCGGCGGATTGATCACCGGCATCTCGCCGTGCATTCTGCCGGTGCTGCCGGTCATCTTCTTGACGGCGGGCGCCCGCCCGGCGGCGCCCGGCAAGACGCCTGAGGTGATCGCCGCGAAGCGGAGTCGGCCCTATTGGATCATCGCCGGGCTCGTGCTGAGCTTCTCGGTGGTGACGCTGATCGGATCACTGCTGCTGGGGCTGCTGGGCATCCCGCCGAGCGCGATCCGCTGGGCGGGTGTGGCGGTGCTGCTGATCATCGGCGCGGGTATGCTCTTCCCCGGGTTCGAGCAGCTGCTCGAGCGGCCGTTCCAGCGCCTTCCCCGCCGGCGCGCCGCGGAGGGCGGCAACGGCTTCGGCATGGGCCTCGCGCTCGGCACCGTGTTCGTCCCCTGCGCCGGACCGGTGCTCGCCGCGATCATCGTCGCGGGCGCGACGGGCCGGATCGGGCCCGAGACCGTGCTCCTGACCCTCTCGTTCGCCGTCGGCGTCGCGCTCCCGCTGCTCGTGTTCGCACTCGCCGGGCGCGGCGTGGCCGAGCGCATCCGCGGCTTCCGCAGGCGAGAGCGCACCATCCGCGTCGTGGGCGGCGTCGCGCTCATCGCCCTCGCCGCGGGCCTCGCCTTCGACGTGCCGCAGAAGCTGCAACGGCTGCTCCCCGACTACACCTCCGGCGTCCAGCGGGACCTGGCCGAGAGCGACGCCGGGAGGAGCGCCCTCTCCCTCGGGGGCCTCGTCACCGACGAGAACCGGGATCTCGACCGCTGCGAGAACGGCGCCGCCGAGCTCGCCTCGTGCGGCGCGGCACCCGCGATCAGGGGGATCGAGACCTGGCTCAATACGCCGAACGGCGAAGCGCTCGATCTCGACGCGCTCAGGAGCCAGGTCGTGCTGATCGACTTCTGGGCGTACTCCTGCATCAACTGCCAGCGGTCGATCCCGCACGTCGTGGCCTGGGACGAGGCCTACGGCGACCAGGGGCTCACCGTGATCGGCGTGCACTCGCCCGAGTACGCCTTCGAGAAGGAGCGGGCGAACGTCGAGGCGGGCATCGACGACTTCGGCATCGAGTACCCGGTCGCGATGGACAACTCGCTCTCGACCTGGACCGCCTACCGCAACCGCTACTGGCCCGCCCACTATCTGATCGACGCCGAGGGCACCGTGCGCCACATCTCGTTCGGGGAGGGCAACTACGCCGTCACCGAGAAGCTCATGCGCGAGCTGCTCGAGGAGGCGCGCCCGGACGACGCGCTGCCCGCCAAGACCGAGGTGACCGACCGCACCCCCGAACTCGGCAGCACCACGCCCGAGACCTTCCTCGGCTCGTCGAAGGACCGCAACTTCGCCGGCCCCGAGGCGTATCGGGCGGGCGACGGCGACTACGCGTTCCCCAGTCGGCAGGACGTCGACACCTTCGCGCTCGACGGGCGGTGGACGGTGGAGACGCAGTTCGCGACCCCGCAAGACAGGGCGGGCGGCGACATCCGCCTGCGATATCGCGCGCAGGAGGTGCGGGCGGTGGTGGCGGGCAGCGGCACGCTCGAGATCGGCGTCGGCGGCGCCACCCGCACCGTCGAGGTCGGCGGGCCGCCGCGCTCGTACCGCGTGGTGGAGGACGGCGACCCCGACACGGGCACCCTCGATCTCCGGGTGCCCGAGGGCGTGCAGGTCTACTCGTTCACCTTCGGGTAG
- a CDS encoding metal ABC transporter permease: MIAGVGAAAFDAAAAFGAVDPAVLGSGSLVAAFSPLEIFALPFMSRALLTVAILAVAAGVVGLFISFRELEFVSDGLVHAVFPGLVVGAAIGGTAAVLPGAAVAALLAAVLFTVIERRGGIGADAAIAVVLTGLFSLGVVLVSRQEGYVSQMQELLFGRLLTVTEAQVWQILVVAAAAILIVVSTWRAQLFRAFDAAGAEAAGFRPLAADLSLGIAVALLVVAGVQALGVLMVIALLTVPMAAARLFTRSFALLIPIAILLPLLAGALGLWLSFEWSVGAGATVSPGAVVVLLLVGLYVLAALVRVTAFRLSSARRSASEAAA; this comes from the coding sequence GTGATCGCGGGCGTCGGAGCTGCGGCGTTCGACGCCGCGGCGGCATTCGGAGCGGTCGATCCGGCCGTTCTCGGCTCCGGGTCGCTCGTCGCCGCGTTCAGCCCTCTGGAGATCTTCGCGCTGCCGTTCATGTCGCGGGCGCTGCTCACCGTCGCGATCCTCGCGGTCGCCGCCGGGGTGGTGGGGCTGTTCATCAGCTTCCGGGAGCTCGAGTTTGTGAGCGACGGGCTCGTGCACGCCGTGTTCCCCGGACTCGTCGTGGGCGCGGCCATCGGCGGCACCGCCGCCGTGCTGCCGGGGGCCGCGGTTGCAGCGCTGCTGGCCGCCGTGCTGTTCACGGTGATCGAGCGGCGGGGCGGGATCGGCGCCGACGCCGCGATCGCCGTCGTGCTGACGGGCCTGTTCAGCCTCGGCGTGGTGCTGGTGTCGCGCCAGGAGGGCTACGTCTCGCAGATGCAGGAGCTGCTCTTCGGCCGCCTGCTCACGGTCACCGAGGCCCAGGTGTGGCAGATCCTCGTCGTCGCAGCGGCCGCGATCCTCATCGTCGTGAGCACCTGGCGGGCGCAGCTCTTCCGAGCCTTCGACGCCGCGGGTGCCGAGGCCGCGGGCTTCCGCCCCCTGGCCGCGGATCTCTCCCTCGGCATCGCCGTCGCGCTGCTCGTGGTCGCCGGCGTGCAGGCGCTCGGCGTGCTCATGGTCATCGCGCTGCTCACCGTGCCCATGGCCGCTGCGCGGCTGTTCACCCGGAGCTTCGCACTGCTGATCCCGATCGCGATCCTCCTGCCGCTGCTCGCCGGTGCTCTCGGCCTGTGGCTGTCGTTCGAGTGGTCGGTGGGGGCCGGGGCGACGGTGTCTCCCGGCGCCGTGGTGGTGCTGCTGCTCGTGGGGCTCTACGTGCTGGCCGCGCTCGTCCGCGTGACGGCGTTCCGGCTGTCCTCCGCGCGTCGGAGCGCATCGGAGGCGGCGGCATGA
- a CDS encoding Fur family transcriptional regulator: MEPKVQPKRNTWQREAVRAALAEHRGFVSAQQLHQALRDGGSTIGLATVYRALAGLAESGEADSLQSPEGENLFRSCIMPGHHHHLICRTCGDTRELSAAVVEEWTQRVGAEHGFSEIEHVVDLFGLCERCRTAAAA, translated from the coding sequence ATGGAGCCGAAGGTGCAGCCGAAGCGGAACACGTGGCAGCGCGAGGCGGTGCGGGCGGCGCTCGCCGAGCACCGCGGCTTCGTGAGCGCCCAGCAGCTGCACCAGGCGCTGCGCGACGGCGGGTCGACGATCGGTCTGGCGACGGTCTATCGGGCGCTGGCCGGGCTCGCTGAGTCCGGTGAGGCCGACTCGCTCCAGTCGCCGGAGGGCGAGAACCTGTTCCGGTCGTGCATCATGCCCGGCCACCACCATCACCTCATCTGCCGCACCTGCGGCGACACGCGCGAACTCTCGGCCGCGGTCGTCGAGGAGTGGACGCAGCGGGTGGGCGCCGAGCACGGCTTCTCCGAGATCGAGCACGTCGTGGATCTGTTCGGCCTCTGCGAGCGCTGCCGCACCGCCGCGGCCGCGTAG
- a CDS encoding amino acid ABC transporter ATP-binding protein encodes MAKTTAIRVARDDREPLVIISDVNKHYGELHVLNSINTQVGRGEVVVVLGPSGSGKSTLCRAINRLETIDSGTITIDGEPLPEEGKGLAKLRADVGMVFQSFNLFAHKTILENVTLGPIKVRGMSRKAAEEKAMALLDRVGIANQAKKLPSQLSGGQQQRVAIARSLAMDPKLILLDEPTSALDPEMINEVLDVMISLANDGMTMVVVTHEMGFARRAADRIIFMSDGQIVEEATPEQFFTDPQTSRAKDFLSKILNH; translated from the coding sequence ATGGCAAAGACGACAGCGATCAGGGTGGCTCGCGACGATCGGGAACCACTGGTCATCATCAGTGACGTGAACAAGCACTACGGCGAGCTGCATGTGCTGAACAGCATCAATACCCAGGTGGGCCGCGGCGAGGTGGTCGTGGTGCTCGGTCCCTCCGGGTCGGGCAAGTCGACGCTGTGCCGGGCGATCAACCGCCTGGAGACCATCGACTCCGGCACCATCACGATCGACGGCGAGCCGCTGCCCGAAGAGGGCAAGGGGCTCGCGAAGCTCCGCGCCGACGTGGGCATGGTCTTCCAGTCGTTCAATCTCTTCGCGCACAAGACGATCCTCGAGAACGTCACCCTCGGTCCCATCAAGGTGCGCGGCATGAGCCGCAAGGCGGCGGAGGAGAAAGCGATGGCGCTGCTCGACCGGGTCGGCATCGCCAACCAGGCGAAGAAGCTGCCGTCGCAGCTGTCGGGCGGCCAGCAGCAGCGCGTCGCGATCGCGCGCTCCCTCGCGATGGACCCGAAGCTGATCCTGCTCGACGAACCGACGAGCGCGCTCGACCCCGAGATGATCAACGAGGTGCTCGACGTGATGATCAGTCTGGCCAACGACGGCATGACGATGGTCGTCGTCACCCACGAGATGGGCTTCGCCCGGCGGGCGGCGGATCGCATCATCTTCATGTCGGACGGGCAGATCGTGGAGGAGGCGACGCCCGAGCAGTTCTTCACCGATCCCCAGACCTCCCGGGCCAAGGACTTCCTCTCGAAGATCCTCAACCACTGA
- a CDS encoding glutamate ABC transporter substrate-binding protein: MRIAKYAAVIVAAGALALSACASGSPGDAEGDDAGPAPVEETSFEEGTTMAALNEAGKITIGTKFDQPLFGLMGPSGTPEGFDVEIGKLIAANLGLSEDQIEWKEAVSANREPFIENGEVDIVVATYTINDERKQVISFAGPYYLAGQDLLVLEGNPDGITGIDDVAGEKVCSVTGSTSEQNLKDAGVEVLATDTYSNCLEPLRSGEVVAVSTDNVILAGLADQNQGEFEVIDNPFTEEPYGIGLQKDDDDFRNFINDVLEQSFEDGEWAAAWDRTAGTVLSTPEPPMIDRY; the protein is encoded by the coding sequence ATGCGAATCGCAAAGTATGCAGCAGTGATCGTGGCCGCGGGCGCGCTGGCGCTCTCCGCGTGCGCGTCCGGCTCCCCGGGGGACGCCGAGGGCGATGATGCCGGGCCGGCTCCGGTCGAGGAGACCTCCTTCGAGGAGGGCACCACGATGGCGGCGCTGAACGAGGCGGGCAAGATCACGATCGGCACCAAGTTCGACCAGCCCCTGTTCGGCCTGATGGGCCCGTCGGGCACTCCCGAGGGCTTCGACGTCGAGATCGGCAAGCTCATCGCCGCGAATCTCGGCCTCTCCGAGGACCAGATCGAGTGGAAGGAGGCGGTCTCGGCCAATCGCGAGCCCTTCATCGAGAACGGCGAGGTCGACATCGTCGTCGCCACGTACACGATCAACGACGAGCGCAAGCAGGTGATCTCGTTCGCCGGGCCCTACTATCTCGCGGGTCAGGATCTGCTGGTGCTCGAGGGCAACCCGGACGGCATCACCGGTATCGACGACGTGGCGGGCGAGAAGGTCTGCTCGGTCACCGGCTCGACCTCCGAGCAGAACCTCAAGGACGCCGGCGTCGAGGTGCTCGCGACCGACACCTACTCGAACTGCCTCGAGCCGCTGCGCTCCGGCGAAGTGGTGGCGGTGTCGACCGATAACGTGATCCTCGCGGGTCTGGCGGATCAGAACCAGGGCGAGTTCGAGGTCATCGACAACCCCTTCACCGAGGAGCCGTACGGCATCGGGCTGCAGAAGGACGACGACGACTTCCGCAACTTCATCAACGACGTGCTCGAGCAGTCGTTCGAGGACGGCGAGTGGGCCGCGGCGTGGGATCGCACCGCGGGCACGGTGCTCTCGACGCCCGAGCCGCCCATGATCGACCGCTACTGA
- a CDS encoding amino acid ABC transporter permease: MDVLIANADDVFAGFLMTLRLLLFGGLGAMVIGLIVATMRISPVASLRAFATVYTELVRNIPLTLLLFFMVFVLPLIATSKPPYEVLASIGLAIYTSPFVAEALRSGINGVPVGQAEAARSIGLAFGQTLTLIVLPQALRMVVPPLINVFIALTKNTSVAGGFFVVELFATARQLTNANGQAVIPILIGVACFYLLITIPLGLIAGQIEKKVRVLR, encoded by the coding sequence GTGGACGTGCTGATCGCGAACGCCGACGACGTGTTCGCCGGGTTCCTCATGACCCTCAGGCTGCTGCTCTTCGGCGGCCTCGGCGCGATGGTGATCGGCCTCATCGTCGCCACCATGCGCATCTCCCCCGTCGCGTCGCTGCGCGCCTTCGCCACGGTGTACACGGAGCTCGTGCGCAACATCCCGCTGACGCTGCTCCTGTTCTTCATGGTCTTCGTGCTGCCGCTCATCGCGACGAGCAAGCCCCCGTACGAGGTGCTCGCGTCGATCGGGCTCGCCATCTACACCTCGCCGTTCGTGGCCGAGGCGCTGCGCAGCGGCATCAACGGCGTGCCCGTGGGGCAGGCCGAGGCCGCCCGATCGATCGGGCTCGCGTTCGGTCAGACGCTCACGCTGATCGTGCTGCCCCAGGCGCTGCGCATGGTCGTGCCGCCGCTCATCAACGTGTTCATCGCGCTCACGAAGAACACCTCGGTGGCCGGCGGCTTCTTCGTGGTCGAGCTCTTCGCCACGGCGCGGCAGCTCACCAACGCCAACGGCCAGGCGGTGATCCCGATCCTCATCGGTGTGGCCTGCTTCTATCTGCTCATCACCATTCCGCTCGGCCTCATCGCCGGGCAGATCGAGAAGAAGGTGCGGGTGCTGCGATGA
- a CDS encoding anti-sigma factor, with protein MNEQHFRELSAARALHALSPEEERAFSEALAAHPEWQRVVDEDLETAGSLGAASAAAEPPAASRAAILDLVSRSPQFEPPAQDARGGAPGAAHDAPEPRNAPAPPGGGASPEADAPRARRRAGWFALAASIAVLLAVAIALPLRGALEAQDPVTIALQQVGSAGDARTSTVELADGGEATLHWSDSEQQAVLVADGMQPAPDDHDYELWIVRGDQPISLGVMRAEDDGDAAVLADGFEPGDAVAVTVEQQGGSPTGLPTTDPVVVIATA; from the coding sequence ATGAACGAGCAGCACTTCCGCGAGCTCTCCGCCGCACGGGCGCTGCACGCGCTCTCACCCGAGGAGGAGCGCGCGTTCTCGGAAGCGCTCGCGGCGCACCCCGAGTGGCAGCGGGTGGTCGACGAGGATCTCGAGACCGCGGGGAGCCTCGGCGCCGCGTCCGCCGCGGCTGAGCCGCCGGCCGCGTCGCGCGCCGCGATCCTCGATCTCGTCTCGCGCAGCCCCCAGTTCGAACCGCCCGCGCAGGACGCGCGCGGCGGCGCCCCGGGCGCGGCGCACGACGCCCCGGAGCCCCGGAACGCACCCGCACCACCAGGGGGCGGCGCGTCGCCCGAGGCGGACGCCCCCCGCGCCCGACGCCGCGCGGGATGGTTCGCACTCGCGGCATCGATCGCGGTGCTGCTGGCCGTCGCGATCGCGCTGCCGCTGCGCGGCGCGCTCGAGGCGCAGGACCCGGTGACCATCGCGCTGCAGCAGGTGGGTTCGGCCGGCGATGCGCGCACGTCGACGGTCGAGTTGGCGGACGGCGGCGAGGCGACGCTGCACTGGTCCGATTCCGAGCAGCAGGCGGTGCTGGTCGCCGACGGCATGCAGCCCGCCCCCGACGATCACGACTACGAACTGTGGATCGTGCGTGGCGACCAGCCGATTTCTCTCGGCGTCATGCGCGCGGAGGACGACGGGGACGCGGCGGTGCTCGCGGACGGCTTCGAGCCGGGGGATGCGGTCGCCGTCACGGTGGAGCAGCAGGGCGGATCGCCCACGGGCCTGCCGACGACCGACCCAGTCGTCGTCATCGCCACCGCGTGA
- a CDS encoding fasciclin domain-containing protein — protein sequence MFTKRKTFAAAFALTLAGSAMLTGCAMGASTDEAAEDQSSEQMQESAPAEESDSSMGAADPAANLVGPGCAAYAEAVPDGDGSIQGMSQDPVAVAASNNPMLTTLVAAVSGQLNPDVNLVDTLNSDEFTVFAPVDDAFDKIDAATIETLQTDSDLLTEILTYHVVPGQIEPADIAGAHMTVEGRDLEVTGSGDELMVNDAAVVCGGVQTANATVYLIDGVLMPPAE from the coding sequence ATGTTCACGAAGAGGAAGACCTTCGCCGCCGCCTTCGCGCTGACGCTGGCCGGAAGCGCGATGCTGACCGGCTGCGCGATGGGAGCGTCGACCGACGAGGCGGCCGAGGATCAGAGCTCGGAGCAGATGCAGGAGAGCGCGCCGGCGGAGGAGTCGGACTCGTCGATGGGTGCGGCCGACCCCGCTGCGAACCTCGTGGGACCGGGCTGCGCCGCCTACGCCGAGGCCGTGCCCGATGGCGATGGCTCGATTCAGGGCATGTCGCAGGATCCCGTGGCGGTCGCAGCGTCGAACAACCCGATGCTCACGACGCTCGTGGCGGCCGTCAGCGGACAGCTCAACCCCGATGTGAACCTCGTCGACACCCTGAACAGCGACGAGTTCACGGTGTTCGCGCCGGTCGACGACGCCTTCGACAAGATCGACGCCGCCACCATCGAGACGCTGCAGACCGACAGCGACCTGCTCACCGAGATCCTCACCTACCACGTGGTACCGGGACAGATCGAGCCGGCCGACATCGCCGGAGCGCACATGACCGTGGAGGGCCGCGACCTCGAGGTGACCGGCTCGGGCGACGAGCTCATGGTCAACGACGCCGCCGTCGTCTGCGGCGGCGTGCAGACCGCCAATGCGACCGTCTACCTGATCGACGGCGTGCTGATGCCCCCGGCGGAGTGA